One window from the genome of Paracoccus zhejiangensis encodes:
- a CDS encoding response regulator transcription factor, protein MQQNATHPESNRDGQNRRIETALIVEDHPLFSDAISITLRMVRGITDVTAVETLNEAIIRLESAPPPDIILLDLNLPDVDGLEGLLRVRRAAPGSLVMIVSSVTDPRIIAAAMSAGAAGFVPKHSQRHVYQSAFDALARGESFLPEGTVLPRPSEGGSGNPAADRVNSLTQQQARILALICEGKFNKQIAYELSIAETTVKAHVTSIMRKLGVNSRTQAVLVAQEARIGNLGSFET, encoded by the coding sequence ATGCAGCAGAACGCCACACACCCCGAATCGAACCGCGACGGCCAGAACCGGCGCATCGAAACCGCCCTGATCGTCGAGGATCACCCGCTGTTCAGCGATGCGATCTCGATCACGCTTCGCATGGTGCGGGGGATCACCGATGTCACCGCCGTCGAGACGCTGAACGAGGCGATCATCCGGCTGGAAAGCGCGCCGCCGCCCGACATCATCCTTCTGGACCTGAACCTGCCCGATGTGGACGGGCTGGAGGGGCTGCTACGGGTGCGCCGGGCAGCACCGGGATCGCTGGTGATGATCGTATCATCCGTCACCGATCCGCGCATCATCGCCGCCGCCATGAGCGCGGGGGCCGCAGGCTTCGTGCCCAAGCACAGCCAGCGCCATGTCTACCAGTCGGCCTTCGACGCATTGGCGCGGGGCGAGAGCTTTTTGCCCGAGGGCACGGTGCTGCCGCGCCCCTCCGAGGGCGGATCGGGCAACCCCGCCGCCGACCGGGTAAATAGCCTGACACAGCAGCAGGCGCGCATCCTCGCGCTGATCTGCGAGGGCAAGTTCAACAAGCAGATCGCCTATGAGCTGTCGATCGCCGAAACCACGGTCAAGGCGCATGTCACCTCGATCATGCGCAAACTGGGGGTGAACAGCCGCACGCAGGCGGTGCTAGTGGCGCAAGAGGCGCGGATCGGCAACCTGGGTTCGTTCGAGACGTGA
- a CDS encoding FIST N-terminal domain-containing protein, which yields MSETVDRLTRVANLPPDCADVGGELRAALGDDLALLALFVSPAADFAAVCAAASEALPEVAVIACTTAGEIDRGYVEGRIVAVGLPKAHFRAATVVFPDLGALDAARQVRELILARKATMRAGPDFHHEFAFLMVDGITMREDALMRMVAQGLGPVPLFGGSAGDGQQFHRCLVAHNGRVMTNAAVLAFLRTDCPIKVFSFDHLEPGDKRMVVTEADRDGRIVRRINDEPAAREYARILGKDPDQLSTFTFAAHPLVVRVGGQYYVRSIQRVTEDGDLVFYSAIDEGVVLTLAQTRDIAETLEQDLQAIAKMGDLDRVLICDCVLRRQEAEQTQASRTMSDSFRRHDVVGFSTYGEQYGATHVNMTMTGVAFFHPQQPARR from the coding sequence GTGAGCGAGACTGTCGACCGCCTGACCCGCGTGGCGAACCTGCCGCCCGATTGCGCCGATGTCGGCGGCGAATTGCGCGCGGCGCTTGGTGATGATCTGGCGCTGCTAGCGCTTTTCGTCTCCCCCGCCGCCGATTTCGCCGCCGTCTGCGCCGCCGCCAGCGAGGCCCTGCCCGAGGTCGCGGTCATCGCCTGCACCACCGCCGGAGAGATCGATCGCGGCTATGTCGAGGGCCGCATCGTCGCCGTCGGCCTGCCGAAGGCGCATTTCCGCGCCGCCACGGTGGTTTTCCCCGATCTCGGGGCGCTGGATGCCGCGCGGCAGGTGCGCGAGTTGATCCTTGCCCGCAAGGCGACGATGCGGGCCGGGCCGGATTTCCACCATGAATTCGCCTTCCTGATGGTCGATGGCATCACCATGCGCGAGGACGCGCTGATGCGGATGGTGGCGCAGGGGCTGGGGCCGGTGCCGTTGTTTGGCGGCTCGGCCGGCGACGGCCAGCAATTCCACCGCTGCCTTGTCGCCCATAATGGCCGGGTGATGACCAATGCCGCGGTGCTGGCCTTCCTGCGCACCGATTGCCCGATCAAGGTGTTCAGCTTCGACCACCTGGAACCCGGCGACAAGCGCATGGTGGTGACCGAGGCCGACCGCGACGGCCGCATCGTGCGGCGGATCAATGACGAGCCGGCGGCGCGCGAATATGCCCGCATCCTCGGCAAGGACCCGGACCAGCTGTCGACCTTTACCTTTGCCGCGCATCCTCTGGTGGTGCGGGTGGGCGGGCAGTATTACGTCCGCTCGATCCAGCGCGTCACCGAGGACGGCGATCTGGTCTTCTACTCGGCCATTGACGAGGGGGTGGTGCTGACGCTGGCGCAGACCCGCGACATTGCCGAGACGCTGGAACAGGACCTGCAGGCCATCGCCAAGATGGGCGATCTGGACCGGGTGCTGATCTGCGACTGCGTGCTGCGCCGGCAGGAGGCCGAGCAGACACAGGCCAGCCGCACCATGTCCGACAGCTTTCGGCGCCATGACGTGGTGGGCTTCTCGACCTATGGCGAGCAATATGGCGCGACCCATGTGAACATGACCATGACCGGCGTGGCCTTCTTCCATCCCCAGCAACCGGCGCGGCGATGA
- a CDS encoding 4Fe-4S binding protein: protein MRAVLIVLFVLLALPARIEAAPKVMPSPPERIAALIVPPMTLGEPLSEDGVYELLNSGGALAGYVFETGPLAPLPGFSGAPINMLVVLDLNGRFLDVKLLDHNEPIFVSGLGQAPFHAFFEQYPGLSIADPMVVGNAYGAGGAGSDLIYLDGVTKATASVRIAHETLLAAALKVARERMQGIASGPPAAPDPDHDETLSWDDLVAQGLAAHRRVSNAEVDALFKGTIWADDDPEAKAEPEAPFLDLWLIDIGPPSVARAALDASTLAELQDFQQISPDDEPLLVIDTGRHGLVSPDFVRNTAPDRLTAEQGGLPVALRDADLLVGLSDQVPEALHDGTAMILRTDRRLGFNPVQDWLLNVQIVRQHGMFQPETGSQHIQIAARSDPRFFKTIEPPQTLPPWREALLNRESDLILLAGGLAALLPLLLLRQSWLAGLRSFTPVRLAILAVVVGFVGWWGQGQLSIVTPLATARALIDGGSLNFLLYDPFSLVIWGAAILGFFLWGRGLFCGWLCPFGALQEFAHHIGRALRLPRIEPRAVWDARLKLVKFAALAGLVATMLISPGHLDKAVEIEPFKTAITVFFIRDWYYVAYAGFWLVLGMFVFKGFCRYLCPLGALMAIGGALRGRDWIPRRAECGTPCQLCRVRCNYAAIRKSGEIDYAECFQCLDCVTIHDDARQCVPLVLSRRRALRIPEAAE, encoded by the coding sequence ATGCGCGCAGTTCTGATCGTCCTCTTTGTCCTTCTGGCCTTGCCCGCCCGCATCGAGGCGGCCCCCAAGGTGATGCCCAGCCCGCCCGAACGCATCGCCGCGCTGATCGTGCCGCCGATGACCTTGGGCGAACCGCTCAGCGAGGACGGGGTTTACGAGTTGCTGAATTCCGGCGGGGCGCTGGCAGGTTATGTCTTCGAGACCGGACCGCTGGCGCCCCTTCCCGGCTTCTCGGGCGCACCGATCAACATGCTGGTGGTGCTGGACCTGAACGGCCGCTTCCTGGATGTGAAGCTCTTGGACCATAACGAGCCGATCTTCGTCTCGGGTCTGGGTCAGGCGCCGTTCCATGCCTTCTTCGAGCAATATCCGGGCCTGTCGATCGCCGATCCGATGGTCGTCGGCAACGCCTATGGCGCGGGCGGGGCGGGCAGCGATCTGATCTATCTGGACGGTGTGACCAAGGCCACGGCCAGCGTCCGCATCGCCCATGAAACCCTGCTGGCAGCGGCGCTGAAGGTGGCGCGCGAGCGGATGCAGGGCATTGCCAGCGGCCCGCCCGCCGCGCCCGACCCGGATCATGACGAGACGCTGAGCTGGGATGATCTGGTGGCGCAGGGGCTGGCGGCGCATCGCCGGGTCAGCAATGCCGAGGTGGACGCCCTGTTCAAAGGCACGATCTGGGCCGATGACGACCCCGAGGCCAAGGCCGAGCCCGAGGCGCCCTTTTTGGACCTCTGGCTGATCGATATCGGCCCGCCCTCGGTCGCCCGCGCCGCGCTGGACGCGAGCACGCTGGCCGAGTTGCAGGATTTCCAGCAGATCTCGCCCGATGATGAGCCGCTGCTGGTGATCGACACGGGCCGGCACGGGCTGGTTTCGCCGGATTTCGTCAGGAATACCGCGCCCGACCGGCTGACGGCAGAGCAGGGCGGCTTGCCGGTGGCGCTGCGCGATGCCGATCTGCTGGTCGGGTTGTCGGATCAGGTGCCCGAGGCGCTACATGACGGCACGGCGATGATCCTGCGCACCGACCGCCGGCTTGGCTTCAACCCCGTGCAGGACTGGCTGCTGAACGTCCAGATCGTGCGCCAGCACGGCATGTTCCAGCCCGAGACCGGCAGCCAGCACATCCAGATCGCCGCGCGCTCCGACCCGCGATTCTTCAAAACGATCGAGCCGCCGCAGACCCTGCCGCCCTGGCGCGAGGCGCTGCTGAACCGCGAAAGCGACCTGATCCTGCTGGCCGGGGGGCTGGCGGCGCTGCTGCCGCTTCTGCTGCTGCGCCAAAGCTGGCTGGCCGGATTGCGCAGCTTTACCCCGGTGCGGCTGGCGATCCTTGCGGTCGTGGTGGGTTTCGTCGGCTGGTGGGGTCAGGGACAGCTTTCCATCGTCACGCCGTTGGCAACCGCCCGGGCGCTGATCGATGGGGGCAGCCTGAACTTCCTCCTCTATGACCCGTTCTCGCTGGTGATCTGGGGCGCCGCGATCCTTGGTTTCTTCCTCTGGGGGCGCGGGCTTTTCTGTGGCTGGCTCTGCCCCTTCGGCGCGTTGCAGGAATTCGCCCATCACATCGGCCGCGCCCTGCGCCTGCCCCGGATCGAGCCGCGCGCGGTCTGGGACGCCCGGCTGAAGCTGGTGAAATTCGCCGCGCTGGCAGGGCTGGTCGCCACCATGCTGATCTCGCCCGGCCATCTCGACAAGGCGGTCGAGATCGAGCCGTTCAAGACCGCCATCACCGTCTTCTTCATCCGCGACTGGTATTATGTCGCCTATGCCGGTTTCTGGCTGGTCCTCGGCATGTTCGTCTTCAAGGGCTTCTGCCGCTATCTCTGCCCGCTTGGCGCGCTGATGGCGATCGGCGGGGCGCTGCGCGGGCGCGACTGGATTCCGCGCCGGGCCGAATGCGGCACGCCCTGCCAGCTGTGCCGGGTGCGCTGCAATTATGCGGCGATCCGCAAATCGGGCGAGATCGACTATGCCGAGTGCTTCCAATGCCTCGATTGCGTCACCATCCATGATGATGCGCGCCAATGCGTGCCGTTGGTCCTGTCGCGCCGCCGCGCGCTGCGCATCCCGGAGGCGGCGGAATGA
- a CDS encoding SEL1-like repeat protein has protein sequence MSEPATFPCIAALALTLALPAVAQQSDPYGTLNPDEQSMERMIQNAREGKLDMMTCASGYAMTKKGEHGIARETFTACADAGWTAAMTWMSQLDNNALAGPYDPDAAAEWSRRAAEAGDPIGKFNHGLDLIRGYGVARDEDAGRALIDQAAAEGVDSAIRLRNAGYDPDEVTPDADNWRYGPMF, from the coding sequence ATGTCTGAGCCTGCAACCTTCCCCTGCATCGCCGCCCTTGCCCTCACGCTGGCTTTGCCGGCCGTGGCGCAGCAATCCGATCCTTACGGCACGCTCAATCCCGACGAGCAGAGCATGGAGCGGATGATCCAGAACGCCCGCGAGGGCAAGCTGGACATGATGACCTGCGCCTCGGGCTATGCCATGACCAAGAAGGGCGAACACGGCATTGCGCGCGAGACCTTCACCGCCTGCGCCGATGCCGGCTGGACAGCGGCGATGACCTGGATGAGCCAGCTCGATAATAACGCGCTGGCCGGTCCTTATGACCCCGATGCCGCCGCAGAATGGAGCCGCCGTGCCGCCGAGGCCGGCGATCCGATCGGCAAGTTCAACCATGGGCTCGACCTGATCCGCGGCTATGGCGTGGCGCGGGACGAGGATGCCGGGCGGGCGCTGATCGATCAGGCCGCCGCCGAGGGCGTCGATTCCGCCATCCGCTTGCGCAACGCCGGTTACGACCCCGACGAGGTGACGCCGGATGCCGACAACTGGCGTTATGGGCCGATGTTCTGA
- a CDS encoding FAD:protein FMN transferase — MSALTRRRFLAVTAFSALARPTQAAPADWQGVVMGADARLTLHGPPGQTGPALTAALARMAQIEDLFSLYRPGSALSRLNAGGRLDDPDPDFLALLRLAGHVHALTEGRFDPTVQPLWRALAEGGDPGPARALIGWDGVRITADRVQLAPGQALTLNGIAQGFAADAVRAVLAQHGLTRALVDLGEFAALGGPWRVGVSDPGLGLVLDRRLQGNAIATSSPTALMLGAAPHILDPAGKTAPIWSTLSVEAENAALADGLSTALCLADRAALAAILRRAGPAVTRITAIAPNGDLITEVT; from the coding sequence ATGAGCGCCCTGACCCGCCGCCGCTTTCTCGCCGTCACCGCCTTCTCAGCGCTGGCCCGTCCCACGCAGGCCGCCCCCGCCGACTGGCAGGGCGTGGTCATGGGCGCCGATGCCCGTCTGACGCTGCACGGGCCACCCGGGCAGACCGGCCCGGCCCTGACTGCCGCGCTGGCCAGGATGGCGCAGATCGAGGACCTGTTCAGCCTCTACCGCCCCGGCTCGGCACTGTCGCGGCTGAATGCGGGCGGACGGCTGGACGATCCCGACCCGGATTTTCTTGCCCTGCTGCGGCTTGCCGGCCATGTCCATGCGCTGACCGAAGGCCGCTTCGATCCGACGGTGCAGCCGCTCTGGCGGGCGCTGGCCGAGGGGGGCGACCCCGGCCCGGCCCGCGCGCTGATTGGCTGGGACGGCGTTCGGATCACCGCCGATCGGGTGCAACTTGCGCCGGGGCAGGCGCTGACGCTGAACGGCATCGCGCAGGGCTTTGCCGCCGATGCGGTGCGCGCGGTGCTGGCGCAGCATGGCCTGACCCGCGCGCTGGTCGATCTGGGCGAATTTGCCGCGCTTGGCGGGCCGTGGCGGGTGGGGGTTAGCGATCCGGGCCTTGGGCTGGTGCTGGACCGGCGACTTCAGGGCAATGCCATCGCCACCTCCTCACCGACTGCCCTGATGCTGGGGGCCGCGCCGCATATCCTTGATCCTGCCGGGAAAACCGCCCCGATCTGGTCCACTCTCAGCGTCGAGGCCGAGAACGCCGCGCTGGCCGACGGGCTCTCCACCGCCCTCTGCCTTGCCGACCGCGCCGCGCTGGCGGCGATCCTCCGCCGCGCTGGCCCCGCCGTCACCCGCATCACCGCCATCGCCCCGAATGGCGATCTCATCACCGAGGTGACATGA